A single region of the Apodemus sylvaticus chromosome 7, mApoSyl1.1, whole genome shotgun sequence genome encodes:
- the LOC127689643 gene encoding proline-rich protein 23A3-like, giving the protein MEGVRPHSTSADLVTNPAKCPRLQQDHPAQHDLEGPMETSSDWLTSVVFLPPGSALQLNLDDCDLLLEPQHTSNLEVSLPGHSILLVPEGLQDSTGPRHPEFLPSDQPDSDLLDMPREVIVIQPGSFSASVRDCKSLQNVSHSGMPWMKAPSGLVPELHLSSSSFQGQVPDGRIPSVSPRAEEYAPWASWSPQGSMLEFPPHSTLEPPPPSSPSSHQQQCPLNPVRPTRPPCKARKRLVFEGK; this is encoded by the coding sequence ATGGAGGGAGTGAGGCCCCACAGCACCAGCGCTGATCTTGTAACCAATCCTGCCAAGTGCCCTcgactccaacaagaccaccctGCTCAACACGACCTGGAGGGGCCTATGGAGACTTCCAGCGACTGGCTCACCTCCGTGGTGTTCctgccacctggctctgccttacAGCTGAACCTGGATGACTGCGACCTGCTCTTGGAACCTCAGCACACCTCCAACCTGGAAGTATCCCTCCCAGGACACTCCATCCTCTTGGTCCCCGAAGGCCTCCAAGATTCCACTGGccccagacatcctgagttcttGCCCTCAGACCAGCCTGACTCTGATCTCCTGGATATGCCGCGGGAAGTCATAGTCATCCAGCCAGGATCCTTCAGTGCTTCGGTAAGAGACTGCAAGAGCCTGCAAAATGTCTCTCACTCAGGGATGCCATGGATGAAGGCTCCATCTGGCCTGGTCCCAGAGCTTCATCTCTCATCTTCTTCATTTCAGGGTCAAGTCCCAGATGGCCGCATTCCTTCGGTATCTCCTAGAGCAGAGGAATATGCTCCCTGGGCTTCCTGGAGCCCCCAAGGCAGCATGCTGGAGTTTCCTCCACACTCAACACTGGAGCCTccccctccatcttctccttcaaGCCACCAACAACAGTGCCCGCTGAATCCTGTGAGACCTACTCGCCCTCCATGCAAGGCCAGGAAGCGCCTAGTCTTTGAGGGAAAATGA